The Thalassospira sp. TSL5-1 genome contains the following window.
GCAGCGTCGAAGCAATCAAGGAACTGGTTGGGGCGGGGCTGGGGGCATCGATTTTGCCATCAATGGCCGTGATCGACGGGCGGTCAAACCTGCCAGTGCGGGCCCGCCCACTGGAACCGGCAATGGGCCGCGACCTTGCCATTGTGATGCGGCGGGACAAAACCCTAACCCTGGGTTTGCGGGCGGTGCGGGACGGCATTATCGCCGCTGCCCAAAAGGACCATGTGCAAAATGACACGTAACTTGAAGTCTAATGGTCTTCCGGGACGTAAAATGTTGGAAATTCGGCGTCAGGTTCCGGCACATGTAGTTCGACACCGGATTTGTGAATCATCGCGCTCATGGCATCGGGGGGTGCAGTGTTGGTGAAAAAGGCGGTAACCTGCGAAATATTGCCGCCACGAACCACCGCGTTACGGCCGAACTTGGTGTGATCGGCGACCAGATAGTTTTGGCGTGAGTTGGCAAGGATCGCCGAACGTGCCCGCACTTCATGTTCGTCAAAATCAAGCAGGCTGCCATCCGGATCAATGCCGCCCACACCGAAAATACCGTAATCAACCTTGTAGCTGTTGAAAAATGCCTCAACCTCTGGCCCCAGAACATCGCGGTCCCGGTTGCGCAGTCGCCCGCCAATGAGTGTGACGTCAAAGCTGTCATTGGTGGCGGCGACATAGGCCACATTCAGGTTATTGGTAAAAATCCTTAGCGATCGATGCTGCAAAAGTGCGCTTGCCACCAGTTCCGGTGTTGTGCCAATGGAAAAAAACAGCGACGCGCCATCTGGAATATGCCGGGCAACCTGGGCGGCGATTTTGCGTTTTTCATTCACATGCAAAACCTTGCGCGCCCGATAGGCGATGTTTTCATGCTCCAGTGCGGGTTCGACACCACCATGACGGCGGCGCAGCAACCCTTCTTCGCATAAGGCGTTAACATCCCGGCGGATGGTCTGGGCTGTCACCTGAAAGCGGTCGGCAAGGTCTTCGATGGTACGAAAACCGTCGGCGCGGACTGTTTCGACAATGCTGGCCTGACGTTCGGTTGGTCGTTTTTGCATAAAATTGTTTTTCTATTGGCCTGTTTTAAGGTGCGAATGAATGCTAGCGCAGGCGCATTTCACTAATATGACGGTTCGGCTGCATTCATATGAAAACAATTTGAGGGGCCAAAAGAAAAAGGCCGCCTTTCAGCGACCTTTTTAACATGCGATGGAGACAAATCAGCTGCGGAACAGGTTCTCGGCAGCTTCTTTGTAATTGACCGACGATTTGTTGCGGTCTTCGTCTTTGTGCTTTTCCTTTTCCGAACCGGGATATTCCGGCTCCGGACGGATCTGCAATTCTTCGGGCAGCGGATCGGGCTCGACATCGCGAACGATCTTTTCCGGGTTCTTGTTGCGCGCAATCACGACCTGTTTTTCAAGGTCGAGCTCGGTACAAAGACCCATCGTCACCGGATTACGCGGGACGAGATTGGCTGAATTCCAGTGGCTACGATCGCGGATCTTGCCAATCGTGTCTTTGGTGGTGCCAATCAGTTTGCAAATCTGCGCATCGGCCAGTTCCGGGTGGTGCTTGAGCAACCAGGCAATGGCATTCGGACGATCCTGGCGTTTGGACACCGGGGTGTAACGCGCGCCTTTTGACTGTGAACGCGGACGCGGCAGGTCCGACTTTGCCAGTTTCAGGATCTGGCGTGGATCGGCTTCACAACGGCTGATTTCCGCCTGGGTCAACTGGCCATTGGCGATCGGGTCGCGACCAACGATTCCCTGGCTGACATCGCCGTCGGCAATTGCCTGGATTTCAAGTTCATGCAACCCGGTGAAGGCGGCAATCTGCCGGAATGACAAGCCGGTATTGTCGATAAGCCATACAGCAGTTGCTTTCGGCATGAGGGGCTGAGCCATAATTCCTCCTGTTATCATTTAACTTCTGGAGACCGGCGATGGGTAAAAGCCCAAAAACGCGGCAAGATCTGCCCCAGAATATAATCTCTTTTGATGATTCGGCAACGCAGCAGGTTAACCATAGGTTCGCCGTGCGCGACTCCCTAACGCATCACAGCGTTCTTTTCGGTCAATGCGCCGCTAAAAGCAACATTCTGTTGCATCTGACGGGCAATAATATTTTTACCCGCCAGATTTTTTGCCATTAAATGCCCTGTTAAACGGATTTGGTGCCGGTTCAGGTCATTTTCAGGACAACTTTGCCAATATGGTCGCCCTGTTTGAGGATGTCGTGTGCGCTTTGTGCCGCATCAAACGCAACTTCGCGGTAAATCACCGGTTTGATCTTACCCTCCTCGATCAGCGGCCAGATGGTTTTGTGCAGGCGCTGTGCGATGGCGCCCTTTGCTGCAACCGGCTGGGCGCGCAGGGTGGATCCGGTCAGGGTCAAACGTTTGGTCAAAAGCGGCAGGAAGTTGGTATTGGCCTTTGGCCCGCCCAAAAAGGCGATCACGGCAATGCGTCCGTCCTGGGCGGCGCATTTGAAATTGCGTCCGATATAATCACCCGCCACCATATCAAGGATAACATTGGCACCTTTGCCGTTGGTCATGTCCTTGACCGCTTCGACAAAATCCTGTTCGCGGTAATTGATCGCGTAATCAGCCCCCAGATCAAGGCAGGCCTGGCATTTGTCGGCACTTCCGGCGGTGGCAATCACCGTGGCCCCCAGGGCCTTTGCCATCTGGATGGCAGTGGTGCCAATGCCCGATGTGCCCCCATGTATCAAAAACACCTCGCCTTCCTGAAGGGCGGCCTTGTCAAACACGTTGTGCCAGACGGTGAAAAACGTTTCCGGCAGGCAGGCGGCTTCTATCAGGGACAAGCCTTTGGGAACCG
Protein-coding sequences here:
- a CDS encoding DeoR/GlpR family DNA-binding transcription regulator, giving the protein MQKRPTERQASIVETVRADGFRTIEDLADRFQVTAQTIRRDVNALCEEGLLRRRHGGVEPALEHENIAYRARKVLHVNEKRKIAAQVARHIPDGASLFFSIGTTPELVASALLQHRSLRIFTNNLNVAYVAATNDSFDVTLIGGRLRNRDRDVLGPEVEAFFNSYKVDYGIFGVGGIDPDGSLLDFDEHEVRARSAILANSRQNYLVADHTKFGRNAVVRGGNISQVTAFFTNTAPPDAMSAMIHKSGVELHVPEPDAEFPTFYVPEDH
- a CDS encoding DUF1013 domain-containing protein, with translation MAQPLMPKATAVWLIDNTGLSFRQIAAFTGLHELEIQAIADGDVSQGIVGRDPIANGQLTQAEISRCEADPRQILKLAKSDLPRPRSQSKGARYTPVSKRQDRPNAIAWLLKHHPELADAQICKLIGTTKDTIGKIRDRSHWNSANLVPRNPVTMGLCTELDLEKQVVIARNKNPEKIVRDVEPDPLPEELQIRPEPEYPGSEKEKHKDEDRNKSSVNYKEAAENLFRS
- a CDS encoding NAD(P)H-quinone oxidoreductase, with the translated sequence MTEHHFRHKGYAMNVEKIPESMKIIAIENSGENGRLTLETAPCPTPGKGEVLVKVAAAGVNRPDLMQVAGMYPPPPGASDIPGLELAGHIVACGEDCDGLEPGMAVCALVAGGAYAEYALVPAPQCLPVPKGLSLIEAACLPETFFTVWHNVFDKAALQEGEVFLIHGGTSGIGTTAIQMAKALGATVIATAGSADKCQACLDLGADYAINYREQDFVEAVKDMTNGKGANVILDMVAGDYIGRNFKCAAQDGRIAVIAFLGGPKANTNFLPLLTKRLTLTGSTLRAQPVAAKGAIAQRLHKTIWPLIEEGKIKPVIYREVAFDAAQSAHDILKQGDHIGKVVLKMT